One Micromonospora eburnea genomic region harbors:
- a CDS encoding GNAT family N-acetyltransferase yields MLTIRREEPDDAEAIARVHVHGWQAGYAGIMPDEVLCRLNPAAWAQRRRDLGTADPEHPFATLLAETDGAVAGFATFGPYRNNQDRGDLDGRYGEILAVYVEPAYWGTGTGRELLAAARAGLAERGWTEYRLWVLADNARARRFYERAGLSPDGEESTYPVPLSGGRDPVRLRELRYTARLDG; encoded by the coding sequence GTGCTCACCATCCGCCGGGAAGAACCGGACGACGCCGAGGCGATCGCCCGGGTGCACGTGCACGGCTGGCAGGCCGGCTACGCCGGGATCATGCCGGACGAGGTGCTGTGCCGGCTGAACCCGGCCGCCTGGGCGCAGCGCCGCCGGGACCTCGGCACCGCCGACCCGGAGCACCCGTTCGCCACCCTGCTCGCCGAGACCGACGGGGCGGTCGCCGGGTTCGCCACCTTCGGGCCGTACCGGAACAACCAGGACCGCGGCGACCTCGACGGCCGGTACGGCGAGATCCTGGCGGTGTACGTCGAGCCGGCGTACTGGGGCACCGGCACCGGCCGGGAGCTGCTCGCGGCGGCCCGGGCCGGCCTGGCCGAGCGGGGCTGGACGGAGTACCGGCTCTGGGTGCTCGCCGACAACGCCCGGGCCCGCCGTTTCTACGAGCGGGCCGGGCTGTCACCGGACGGCGAGGAGTCCACCTATCCGGTGCCGCTCTCCGGCGGGCGCGACCCGGTGCGGCTGCGGGAGCTGCGGTACACCGCCCGCCTCGACGGCTGA
- a CDS encoding glycogen debranching N-terminal domain-containing protein, with the protein MSERHLQPLLHDLVGVVHAPTSALGDTAGQIRPSGVQGVFHADARVLSRAELRVDDREPEAVTRGAAGPHGARFVTLARWLGDPGADPTVRIDRTRQAGPSGLTEELRVSSTAAVPVRATVSVDLGCDLAPIELVKSGGSGSPLEAKAGEPGRVEWAAEGLVVTVTGEAATVDVSGDRAAAPRLSWPVELTPGGSVTLRWRLAVTDPKAVVAAPPAGPDWSVPEVRADDRRLVRLLDRSLADLRGLRLTDPAHPEDVFLGAGVPWFLTLFGRDSLWAARMMLPLGTGLAAGTLRVLARRQGTRLDPATGEAPGKILHELRRHEFTLPAHELRLPPAYYGTVDATMLWVNLLHDAWRWGLPADQVEPLLPHLETALRWLGEHADADGDGFVEYVDTTGRGLANQGWKDSGDAVRFRDGRLAQPPIVLAEVQGYAYQAAVNGADLLDAFHRPDADRWREHADQLARRFRAAFWVDGRYGPQPALALDREKRPVDSLTSNIGHLLGTGLLSGDESAQVAALLSTEALAGGFGLRTMSTDDAGFSPLSYHCGSIWAHDTAIVLGGLARAGFTEAALRLADGLLGAAEAFDYRLPELYGGDDRALLGRPVEYPAACRPQAWSAAAAVALLQAGVGLYPDVPGGQVEVRPLAGPELGALAAGGLRIAGAPVTVDVDRAGHPTVTGLPADLTTTTIPRIPAPRPAGHPHPARRR; encoded by the coding sequence GTGTCCGAACGCCACCTCCAACCGCTGCTGCACGACCTGGTCGGGGTGGTGCACGCCCCGACCAGCGCGCTGGGCGACACGGCGGGTCAGATCCGGCCGAGCGGTGTGCAGGGCGTCTTCCACGCCGACGCCCGGGTGCTGTCCCGGGCCGAGCTGCGCGTCGACGACCGGGAGCCGGAGGCGGTGACCCGCGGCGCCGCCGGCCCGCACGGGGCCCGCTTCGTCACCCTGGCCCGCTGGCTCGGCGACCCCGGCGCCGACCCGACCGTCCGGATCGACCGGACCCGGCAGGCCGGCCCGTCCGGCCTCACCGAGGAGCTGCGTGTCTCGTCCACCGCCGCCGTCCCGGTCCGGGCCACGGTCAGCGTCGACCTCGGCTGCGACCTCGCCCCGATCGAGCTGGTCAAGTCCGGCGGCAGCGGATCACCGCTGGAGGCGAAGGCCGGCGAGCCCGGCCGGGTCGAGTGGGCCGCCGAGGGCCTTGTCGTGACGGTGACCGGCGAGGCGGCCACCGTGGACGTCTCCGGCGACCGGGCCGCCGCGCCCCGGCTCAGCTGGCCGGTCGAGCTGACCCCCGGCGGGTCCGTCACGCTGCGCTGGCGGCTCGCCGTCACCGACCCCAAGGCGGTGGTGGCCGCCCCGCCGGCCGGCCCGGACTGGTCCGTGCCGGAGGTCCGCGCCGACGACCGCCGCCTGGTCCGGCTGCTCGACCGCTCCCTGGCCGACCTACGCGGGCTGCGGCTGACCGACCCCGCGCACCCCGAGGACGTCTTCCTCGGCGCCGGCGTGCCCTGGTTCCTCACCCTGTTCGGCCGGGACAGCCTCTGGGCCGCCCGGATGATGCTGCCGCTCGGCACCGGGCTGGCCGCCGGAACGCTGCGGGTCCTCGCCCGCCGGCAGGGCACCCGGCTCGACCCGGCCACCGGCGAGGCACCCGGCAAGATCCTGCACGAGCTGCGCCGGCACGAGTTCACCCTGCCGGCCCACGAGCTACGGCTCCCGCCCGCGTACTACGGCACGGTCGACGCCACCATGCTCTGGGTCAACCTGCTGCACGACGCCTGGCGCTGGGGGTTGCCGGCCGACCAGGTCGAGCCCCTGCTTCCGCACCTGGAGACGGCGCTGCGCTGGCTCGGCGAGCACGCCGACGCCGACGGTGACGGATTCGTCGAGTACGTCGACACCACCGGCCGGGGCCTGGCCAACCAGGGCTGGAAGGACTCCGGCGACGCGGTCCGCTTCCGGGACGGCCGGCTGGCCCAGCCGCCCATCGTGCTGGCCGAGGTGCAGGGGTACGCGTACCAGGCGGCGGTGAACGGGGCCGACCTGCTCGACGCCTTCCACCGCCCCGACGCCGACCGCTGGCGGGAACACGCCGACCAGCTCGCCCGGCGGTTCCGCGCCGCGTTCTGGGTCGACGGCCGGTACGGACCGCAGCCCGCGCTCGCACTCGACCGGGAAAAGCGCCCGGTGGACTCGCTGACCAGCAACATCGGCCACCTGCTCGGCACCGGGCTGCTGTCTGGCGACGAGTCGGCACAGGTCGCGGCGCTGCTGTCCACCGAAGCGCTGGCCGGCGGTTTCGGGCTGCGCACCATGTCCACCGACGACGCCGGGTTCAGCCCGCTGTCGTACCACTGCGGGTCGATCTGGGCGCACGACACCGCGATCGTCCTCGGCGGGCTGGCCCGGGCCGGCTTCACCGAGGCCGCGCTGCGCCTCGCCGACGGCCTGCTCGGCGCCGCCGAGGCGTTCGACTACCGCCTACCCGAGCTGTACGGCGGCGACGACCGGGCGCTGCTCGGCCGCCCCGTGGAGTACCCGGCGGCGTGCCGGCCGCAGGCGTGGTCGGCGGCGGCTGCGGTGGCGCTGCTCCAGGCCGGTGTCGGCCTCTACCCGGACGTGCCCGGCGGCCAGGTGGAGGTACGCCCGCTGGCCGGCCCGGAGCTGGGCGCGCTCGCCGCCGGCGGCCTGCGGATCGCCGGCGCCCCGGTCACCGTGGACGTCGACCGCGCCGGCCACCCGACCGTCACCGGCCTCCCCGCCGACCTGACCACGACAACCATCCCCCGCATCCCGGCCCCCCGCCCCGCCGGCCACCCCCACCCCGCCCGTCGCCGTTGA
- a CDS encoding carbohydrate ABC transporter permease, which translates to MAVLTDRPAPVARRAGSAPHALVNRILGYAVLVFFGLVFLYPFVIQLGNSLKTEPDAAANPLSPIPDPVTLAGFERIFAGTNFPLWLGNSLLVTVLVTLGRVFFDSLAGYALARLRFRGRAGLFAAVIAVMAVPGVVLLIPKFLVLKQLGLYDSYAGLVVPLLADAAGVFIMKQFFESIPVSVEEAARIDGAGVFRTYWSVVLPMAKPALITLTILSFQGSWNEFPHSLVSVQDPHLFTLPRGLADLVSGSLGKGTQYPLKLGAALLATIPVAVLFAIFQRYFVRGANEGADKG; encoded by the coding sequence ATGGCCGTGCTGACCGACCGGCCGGCGCCCGTCGCGCGCCGCGCCGGCAGCGCGCCGCACGCCCTGGTCAACCGCATCCTGGGGTACGCGGTCCTGGTCTTCTTCGGGTTGGTCTTCCTCTACCCGTTCGTCATCCAGCTCGGCAACTCGTTGAAGACCGAGCCGGACGCGGCGGCCAACCCGCTCTCGCCGATCCCCGACCCGGTGACGCTGGCCGGCTTCGAGCGGATCTTCGCCGGCACCAACTTCCCGCTCTGGCTCGGCAACTCGCTGCTGGTCACCGTGCTGGTCACCCTCGGTCGGGTCTTCTTCGACTCGCTCGCCGGCTACGCGCTGGCCCGGCTGCGCTTCCGGGGCCGGGCCGGGCTCTTCGCCGCGGTCATCGCGGTGATGGCGGTGCCCGGCGTGGTGCTGCTGATCCCGAAGTTCCTGGTGCTCAAGCAGCTCGGCCTCTACGACAGCTACGCGGGCCTGGTGGTGCCGCTGCTCGCGGACGCGGCCGGGGTGTTCATCATGAAGCAGTTCTTCGAGTCGATCCCGGTCAGCGTCGAGGAGGCGGCCCGGATCGACGGGGCGGGCGTCTTCCGTACCTACTGGTCGGTGGTGCTGCCGATGGCGAAACCCGCGCTGATCACGCTGACCATCCTGTCCTTCCAGGGCTCCTGGAACGAGTTCCCGCACAGCCTGGTCTCGGTCCAGGACCCGCACCTGTTCACCCTGCCCCGAGGGCTGGCCGACCTGGTCAGCGGCTCGCTCGGCAAGGGCACCCAGTATCCGCTCAAGCTCGGCGCGGCGCTGCTGGCCACCATCCCGGTGGCCGTGCTGTTCGCGATCTTCCAGCGTTACTTCGTGCGGGGCGCGAACGAGGGCGCCGACAAGGGCTGA
- a CDS encoding sugar ABC transporter substrate-binding protein, with protein sequence MTPRILTRATVAGLAAVALLGSAACGSGFDDSGKDAKQSTGPANLQIMIGSSGEAETKAVQDAAAKWAAASGNSASVTPAQDLTQQLGQALAGGTPPDVFYVDATRFADYASVGALEPYGDQVSNKDDFYESLRSTFTYDGKLYCAPKDFSTLALEINTDLWAKAGLTDADVPTTWDQLTAASQKIKAKGMVALALGDTRDRIGAFMVQNGGWLMSKDGKQPTADTPENVQALEYVKSLLAGGYAKFPKQLDAGWSGEAFGRGKAVMTIEGNWIKGALQNDFPNVKYKVVPLPAGPKGQGTLSFTQCWGVAAKSKYKEQAIKFVEAMTAGDQQIAFAKAFGVMPSRQSVRDQYTSEFPADKPFIEGAAYAQGPVNAPKMDSVLRDLEAGLQGLANGDPKTILGNFDKNAKAALGG encoded by the coding sequence ATGACACCTCGGATCCTCACCCGGGCAACGGTGGCCGGCCTCGCCGCCGTCGCCCTCCTGGGCTCCGCCGCCTGCGGCAGCGGCTTCGACGACTCCGGCAAGGACGCCAAGCAGTCCACCGGCCCGGCCAACCTCCAGATCATGATCGGCTCCTCGGGTGAGGCCGAGACCAAGGCGGTGCAGGACGCCGCCGCCAAGTGGGCCGCCGCCTCCGGCAACAGCGCGAGCGTCACCCCGGCCCAGGACCTCACCCAGCAGCTCGGCCAGGCGCTCGCCGGCGGCACCCCACCGGACGTCTTCTACGTCGACGCGACCCGGTTCGCCGACTACGCCAGCGTCGGCGCGCTGGAGCCGTACGGCGACCAGGTCAGTAACAAGGACGACTTCTACGAGAGCCTGCGCAGCACCTTCACCTACGACGGCAAGCTCTACTGCGCGCCGAAGGACTTCTCCACCCTCGCCCTGGAGATCAACACTGACCTGTGGGCGAAGGCCGGCCTGACCGACGCCGACGTGCCGACCACCTGGGACCAGCTCACCGCCGCCAGCCAGAAGATCAAGGCGAAGGGCATGGTGGCGCTCGCCCTCGGCGACACCCGGGACCGGATCGGCGCGTTCATGGTGCAGAACGGCGGCTGGCTGATGAGCAAGGACGGCAAGCAGCCCACCGCGGACACCCCGGAGAACGTCCAGGCGCTGGAGTACGTGAAGTCCCTGCTCGCAGGCGGCTACGCGAAGTTCCCGAAGCAGCTCGACGCCGGTTGGTCCGGTGAGGCGTTCGGCCGGGGCAAGGCCGTGATGACCATCGAGGGCAACTGGATCAAGGGCGCCCTGCAGAACGACTTCCCGAACGTGAAGTACAAGGTCGTCCCGCTGCCGGCCGGCCCGAAGGGACAGGGCACCCTCTCCTTCACCCAGTGCTGGGGCGTCGCGGCCAAGTCGAAGTACAAGGAGCAGGCGATCAAGTTCGTCGAGGCGATGACTGCCGGCGACCAGCAGATCGCCTTCGCCAAGGCGTTCGGCGTAATGCCGTCCCGGCAGTCCGTCCGGGACCAGTACACCAGCGAGTTCCCGGCGGACAAGCCGTTCATCGAGGGCGCCGCGTACGCCCAGGGCCCGGTGAACGCCCCGAAGATGGACAGCGTGCTGCGGGACCTTGAGGCCGGCCTGCAGGGCCTGGCCAACGGCGACCCAAAGACGATCCTCGGCAACTTCGACAAGAACGCCAAGGCGGCGCTCGGCGGCTGA
- a CDS encoding GNAT family N-acetyltransferase gives MINSDLRDRAGRRVTLRPVDDDNWRAVADIAPRDDQRAWVPALAARYLVLTMRSDVWNSLAVYADETVVGHVMWGVDDDGSRWIGGMVVDAAEQDRGVGRAAVRTLADWLAAQGGPIRLSYHPDNTSAAALYTSLGFQPTGAMEDDELVAELTPTHPA, from the coding sequence ATGATCAATTCTGACCTGCGCGACCGGGCTGGCCGGCGCGTGACCCTGCGGCCGGTCGACGACGACAACTGGCGGGCCGTGGCCGACATCGCGCCCCGCGACGACCAGCGCGCCTGGGTGCCCGCGCTGGCCGCCCGCTACCTGGTGCTGACCATGCGCTCGGACGTCTGGAACTCGCTCGCGGTGTACGCGGACGAGACGGTGGTCGGGCACGTCATGTGGGGCGTGGACGACGACGGTTCCCGCTGGATCGGCGGCATGGTGGTCGACGCCGCGGAGCAGGATCGGGGCGTCGGTCGGGCCGCCGTGCGTACCCTCGCCGACTGGCTCGCCGCCCAGGGCGGCCCGATCCGGCTCAGTTACCACCCCGACAACACCTCGGCCGCCGCCCTCTACACCTCGCTGGGTTTCCAGCCCACAGGAGCGATGGAGGACGACGAACTGGTCGCCGAACTAACCCCCACCCACCCGGCCTGA
- a CDS encoding LacI family DNA-binding transcriptional regulator: MAEKVTIATVARHAQVSRQTVSNVLNAPHIVREETRRRVQEAIATLGYRANQAARQMRTGRSRLIAVRIEPTRDGINGSVLDRFLHGLTETADAAGYRVLLYSATGDDHEIATYDDLLGAYDLDGFVLTGTDHGDPRTAWLAERGVPFVTFGRPWDAPDAHPWVDVDGAAGTAQATRRFLDTGHRRVAFIGWPEGSGVGDDRRAGWRTAMAAAGLDGAAPHRATEDGIDQGEREMRELLAADAPPTAVVCVSDSLALGALRAVRDTQVPVAVTGFDDTPVAAAVGLTSVSQPLAAAAARCVELLTGVLDGQPTAPHVLLSPTLVLRHTA, translated from the coding sequence GTGGCCGAAAAGGTGACCATCGCGACAGTGGCCCGGCACGCTCAGGTGAGCCGGCAGACGGTCTCCAACGTGCTCAACGCGCCGCACATCGTCCGCGAGGAGACCCGCCGGCGGGTGCAGGAGGCGATCGCCACCCTCGGCTACCGCGCGAACCAGGCCGCCCGGCAGATGCGGACCGGCCGCTCCCGACTCATCGCGGTCCGGATCGAGCCCACCCGGGACGGGATCAACGGCTCGGTGCTCGACCGGTTCCTGCACGGGCTCACCGAGACCGCCGACGCCGCCGGCTACCGGGTCCTGCTCTACTCCGCCACCGGCGACGACCACGAGATCGCCACCTACGACGACCTGCTCGGCGCGTACGACCTGGACGGGTTCGTGCTCACCGGCACCGACCACGGTGATCCGCGTACCGCCTGGCTGGCCGAACGGGGCGTGCCGTTCGTCACCTTCGGCCGGCCCTGGGACGCCCCGGACGCCCACCCCTGGGTCGACGTCGACGGCGCCGCCGGCACCGCGCAGGCCACCCGGCGGTTCCTCGACACCGGCCACCGCCGGGTTGCCTTCATCGGCTGGCCGGAAGGCTCCGGCGTCGGCGACGACCGGCGCGCCGGCTGGCGTACCGCGATGGCGGCGGCGGGCCTCGACGGCGCCGCGCCGCACCGCGCGACGGAGGACGGCATCGACCAGGGTGAGCGGGAGATGCGCGAGCTGCTCGCCGCCGACGCACCGCCGACGGCGGTGGTCTGCGTCAGCGACTCCCTCGCCCTCGGAGCCCTCCGGGCCGTCCGCGACACGCAGGTCCCGGTCGCGGTCACCGGATTCGACGACACCCCGGTGGCCGCCGCGGTCGGGCTGACCAGCGTCAGCCAGCCGCTCGCGGCCGCCGCCGCCCGCTGCGTCGAGCTGCTCACCGGCGTGCTCGACGGCCAGCCCACCGCCCCGCATGTGCTGCTCAGTCCCACGCTCGTGCTCCGGCACACCGCGTGA
- the dapB gene encoding 4-hydroxy-tetrahydrodipicolinate reductase, whose product MTEEQETSPAEPIRVGVLGARGRMGVEVCKAVDAAADMDLVAMIDQGDGLFAASDAGAEVVVDFTTPDVVMDNLHWCIDQGISVVVGTTGFTGQRLDRVRGWLARKPEVGVVIAPNFGIGAVLMMQFAARAARHFESVEIIEQHHPRKLDAPSGTATHTARLIAQARAEAGLGPAPDATRDEVPGARGADIDGVRVHAVRATGLVAHQEVLFGTTGETLTIRHDSYDRASFMPGVLLAVREVRHRPGLTVGLDALLD is encoded by the coding sequence GTGACTGAGGAGCAGGAGACGAGCCCGGCCGAGCCGATCCGGGTCGGTGTGCTGGGTGCCCGCGGCCGGATGGGCGTGGAGGTCTGCAAGGCGGTCGACGCGGCCGCCGACATGGACCTGGTGGCGATGATCGACCAGGGGGACGGGCTGTTCGCCGCCTCCGACGCCGGTGCCGAGGTGGTCGTCGACTTCACCACCCCCGACGTCGTCATGGACAACCTGCACTGGTGCATCGACCAGGGCATCAGCGTGGTGGTGGGCACCACCGGATTCACCGGGCAGCGCCTCGACCGGGTGCGTGGCTGGCTGGCGCGTAAGCCCGAGGTGGGCGTGGTGATCGCCCCCAACTTCGGTATCGGCGCGGTGCTGATGATGCAGTTCGCCGCCCGCGCGGCCCGGCACTTCGAGTCGGTCGAGATCATCGAGCAGCACCACCCGCGAAAGCTGGACGCGCCCAGCGGCACCGCCACGCACACCGCGCGGTTGATCGCCCAGGCCCGGGCCGAGGCCGGTCTCGGCCCCGCGCCCGACGCCACCCGCGACGAGGTGCCCGGCGCCCGCGGCGCCGACATCGACGGGGTACGCGTACACGCCGTCCGCGCCACCGGTCTGGTCGCTCACCAGGAGGTGCTGTTCGGCACCACCGGCGAGACGCTGACCATCCGGCACGACTCGTACGACCGGGCGTCGTTCATGCCGGGCGTGCTGCTCGCCGTGCGTGAGGTGCGCCACCGCCCGGGGCTCACCGTCGGCCTGGACGCCCTGCTCGACTGA
- a CDS encoding glycosyltransferase 87 family protein, giving the protein MAQGARRTAAQVIAVVVLAVAVTAFLSVAAARHGFFDLRVYYGALNWWVHDGGEIYDYLRAGTQYGFTYPPFAALLMLPMAYLSWHAAITVSVVATVLAGTVVIWWLVDPIARRCGWTRWFALAVALCLAAAYEPMRETVNFGQVNMLLLVLVAADLLRLLPAGSRWAGVGIGLATAIKLTPGIFIVHLLVTGRWRAAFTAMGAAAGATLLAGALFPDSSREFWTSALWNTDRVGELAFISNQSLRGAVARLDPAHPSTGAWLVLVLATLAVWVWRSRAAAAAGDQTAGLALTGVTMCLVSPVTWVHHLVWLLPALILLVGHGLAAPARGRRRAVLLAAAAIGYAFLSSRIIWSWDENFGGIDGFLGSNTYVWISVALLLGVPIRRPAEPIGHAPAQRRGSAVEAGGVPQLPQPHRVAPAGERHRIGGLLAVR; this is encoded by the coding sequence GTGGCGCAGGGTGCCAGACGGACAGCAGCACAGGTCATCGCCGTGGTCGTGCTCGCCGTGGCGGTGACCGCCTTCCTGTCGGTGGCGGCCGCGCGGCACGGCTTCTTCGACCTCAGGGTCTACTACGGCGCGCTGAACTGGTGGGTGCACGACGGCGGGGAGATCTACGACTACCTCAGGGCCGGCACCCAGTACGGCTTCACCTATCCGCCGTTCGCCGCGCTGCTCATGCTGCCGATGGCGTACCTGTCGTGGCACGCCGCGATCACGGTGAGCGTGGTCGCCACCGTGCTGGCCGGCACCGTGGTCATCTGGTGGCTGGTCGACCCGATCGCCCGCCGCTGCGGCTGGACCCGCTGGTTCGCCCTCGCGGTGGCGCTCTGCCTGGCCGCCGCGTACGAGCCGATGCGCGAGACGGTCAACTTCGGCCAGGTCAACATGCTGCTGCTCGTCCTGGTGGCGGCGGACCTGCTGCGGCTGCTGCCGGCGGGCAGCCGGTGGGCCGGGGTGGGCATCGGGCTGGCCACCGCGATCAAACTGACCCCGGGCATCTTCATCGTCCACCTGCTGGTCACCGGGCGCTGGCGGGCCGCGTTCACCGCGATGGGCGCGGCGGCCGGGGCCACCCTGCTCGCCGGGGCGCTCTTCCCGGACTCCTCCCGCGAGTTCTGGACCTCGGCGCTGTGGAACACCGACCGGGTGGGTGAGCTGGCGTTCATCTCCAACCAGTCGCTGCGTGGGGCGGTCGCCCGGCTGGACCCGGCGCATCCGAGCACCGGCGCCTGGCTGGTGCTGGTGCTCGCCACCCTGGCCGTCTGGGTCTGGCGCTCCCGCGCCGCGGCGGCCGCCGGCGACCAGACCGCCGGCCTGGCCCTGACCGGCGTCACCATGTGCCTGGTCAGCCCGGTGACCTGGGTGCACCACCTGGTCTGGCTGCTGCCCGCGCTGATCCTGCTGGTCGGTCACGGCCTGGCGGCTCCCGCGCGCGGTCGCCGGCGCGCCGTCCTGCTGGCCGCCGCGGCCATCGGGTACGCGTTCCTGAGCAGCCGGATCATCTGGTCCTGGGACGAGAACTTCGGCGGGATCGACGGGTTCCTCGGCAGCAACACGTACGTCTGGATCAGCGTGGCGCTGCTGCTCGGCGTGCCGATCCGCCGCCCGGCCGAGCCGATCGGTCACGCGCCCGCCCAGCGGCGCGGGTCAGCCGTCGAGGCGGGCGGTGTACCGCAGCTCCCGCAGCCGCACCGGGTCGCGCCCGCCGGAGAGCGGCACCGGATAGGTGGACTCCTCGCCGTCCGGTGA
- a CDS encoding GNAT family N-acetyltransferase encodes MAAGYVRPARPEDADEIARIQLATWRVAYRRILPRHVLDNLDEVYLARRWSAAVQEPPSDAHRVLVAVEQAEQSYLVGFMAAGPADAEALAPGEPADALGDGVAAVTDLLVEPRWGRRGHGSRLLAAAVDHWRTDGFGRAVAWAFDGDAATRKFLASTGWEPDGAARALDVDDMLVPQLRLHVAVPAEPA; translated from the coding sequence ATGGCTGCAGGGTACGTCCGCCCAGCGCGTCCGGAGGACGCCGACGAGATCGCACGCATCCAGCTCGCGACCTGGCGTGTCGCGTACCGCCGGATCCTGCCCCGACACGTGCTCGACAACCTGGACGAGGTGTACCTCGCCCGGCGGTGGAGCGCGGCGGTGCAGGAGCCGCCCTCGGACGCGCACCGCGTGCTGGTCGCCGTCGAACAGGCCGAGCAATCGTATCTGGTGGGGTTCATGGCGGCCGGTCCAGCCGACGCCGAGGCGCTCGCGCCGGGCGAGCCGGCCGACGCGCTCGGCGACGGGGTGGCCGCGGTCACCGACCTGCTGGTCGAGCCGCGTTGGGGCCGGCGCGGGCACGGCAGCCGGCTGCTCGCGGCCGCCGTCGACCACTGGCGTACCGACGGTTTCGGCCGCGCGGTGGCGTGGGCGTTCGACGGGGACGCGGCGACCCGGAAATTTCTCGCCTCGACCGGCTGGGAGCCGGACGGCGCGGCCCGTGCGCTGGACGTCGACGACATGCTGGTCCCCCAGCTTCGCCTGCACGTCGCCGTGCCCGCCGAGCCGGCCTGA
- a CDS encoding carbohydrate ABC transporter permease: MATEVLAAPATTPAGPARRRPGGGIRGNESVAGWLFVAPVIVILGLFLLLPILMALWVSLTDWNGQGSPFTADVPFVGTENYTRLFAEDGLARRDLMTSIRNNMYYVGIVVPVQTALALGLALIVNNRMLRGKGFFRSAFYFPSVTSSVAISVVFLFLFANSGAVNNLLGLFGVDGPEWFADSRGVLHLLLGAVGVDSPPAALTSGGPLGLTWWDWLSGPSVAMTSIICLVIWTTSGTFMLMFLAALQNVPVALDEASTLDGAGRWQRFRHVTLPMIKPTTFLVLTLGLIGSWQVFDQVYVMSQGDPAKTTLTPAYLSYRTAFVDFNYGPGAAISFVLFLIIIVLTLFQRRVLAERDEPRRGRWWRRRVPEGS; this comes from the coding sequence ATGGCAACGGAGGTGCTCGCCGCCCCGGCCACCACACCGGCCGGCCCGGCGCGCCGCCGTCCTGGCGGCGGCATCCGCGGTAACGAGAGCGTCGCCGGCTGGCTGTTCGTCGCGCCGGTGATCGTGATTCTCGGGCTCTTCCTGCTGCTGCCGATCCTGATGGCGCTCTGGGTGAGCCTCACCGACTGGAACGGCCAGGGCAGCCCGTTCACCGCCGACGTGCCGTTCGTCGGCACCGAGAACTACACCCGGCTGTTCGCCGAGGACGGGCTCGCCCGCCGGGACCTGATGACCAGCATCCGCAACAACATGTACTACGTCGGGATCGTGGTGCCGGTGCAGACCGCGCTCGCCCTCGGTCTCGCGTTGATCGTGAACAACCGGATGCTCAGGGGGAAGGGCTTCTTCCGCAGCGCCTTCTACTTCCCCTCGGTCACCAGTTCGGTGGCGATCAGCGTGGTGTTCCTGTTCCTGTTCGCCAACTCCGGCGCGGTCAACAACCTGCTCGGCCTGTTCGGCGTCGACGGGCCGGAGTGGTTCGCCGACTCCCGTGGCGTGCTGCACCTGCTGCTCGGCGCCGTCGGGGTGGACTCCCCGCCGGCCGCGCTCACCTCCGGCGGCCCGCTCGGGCTGACCTGGTGGGACTGGCTCTCCGGGCCGAGCGTCGCCATGACCTCGATCATCTGCCTGGTGATCTGGACCACCTCGGGCACCTTCATGCTGATGTTCCTTGCCGCGCTGCAGAACGTGCCGGTGGCGCTGGACGAGGCCAGCACCCTCGACGGGGCGGGTCGCTGGCAGCGGTTCCGCCACGTCACCCTGCCGATGATCAAGCCGACCACCTTCCTGGTGCTCACCCTCGGCCTGATCGGCTCCTGGCAGGTCTTCGACCAGGTGTACGTGATGAGCCAGGGCGACCCGGCCAAGACCACGCTCACCCCGGCGTACCTGTCGTACCGCACCGCCTTCGTGGACTTCAACTACGGGCCCGGCGCGGCGATCTCGTTCGTGCTGTTCCTGATCATCATCGTGCTCACCCTGTTCCAACGCCGGGTGCTGGCCGAGCGGGACGAACCCCGTCGCGGCCGGTGGTGGCGGCGACGCGTACCGGAGGGGTCCTGA